A single genomic interval of Aegicerativicinus sediminis harbors:
- a CDS encoding PorP/SprF family type IX secretion system membrane protein, with protein sequence MKTHHNPYKISILLIVVLLFGTPEKIFGQQDPVSTQYLYNMSILNPAYATDDPETINLGAFYRAQWVGAVGGPTTGMFFAHTPIAKKMEGGISIVHDEIGDVVKETNVFLDYAYVLTLNDWSKLSFGLKAGATFFSTNYNGFIYSDPEPDPAFSENLSRTFPNIGMGVFFFGDNFYAGLSAPNLLKSKHLEKDSGIVALGKEEIHFFLTGGYIFELDDKWKLKPNFMTKAVGGAPLSMDLNANVLYNDRLEFGLGYRFGDAMNAMVNFKINRALRIGYAYDHTVSNLGRFNNGTHEIMLLFDIDLFGMGIDKSPRFF encoded by the coding sequence ATGAAGACGCATCATAATCCATATAAAATTTCGATCCTGCTTATTGTAGTATTACTATTTGGTACTCCAGAAAAGATCTTCGGCCAACAGGATCCAGTATCCACTCAATATCTCTATAACATGAGTATATTGAATCCTGCTTACGCTACGGACGATCCTGAAACTATAAATCTTGGGGCATTTTATAGGGCCCAATGGGTAGGAGCTGTTGGTGGACCGACTACAGGTATGTTCTTTGCACATACACCAATAGCCAAGAAAATGGAAGGGGGAATTTCCATAGTACACGACGAAATTGGTGATGTTGTTAAAGAAACGAATGTGTTTCTAGATTATGCTTATGTATTAACCCTAAATGATTGGAGCAAATTATCCTTTGGACTTAAAGCAGGTGCTACTTTCTTTAGTACAAATTATAACGGTTTCATTTATTCAGATCCTGAACCAGACCCAGCCTTTAGTGAAAATTTAAGCAGGACCTTTCCGAATATAGGAATGGGTGTATTTTTCTTCGGTGATAATTTTTATGCAGGCCTTTCCGCCCCTAACCTACTTAAATCTAAACATCTCGAAAAAGACAGTGGAATAGTGGCATTAGGTAAAGAAGAAATTCACTTTTTCCTTACTGGAGGTTATATTTTTGAATTGGATGATAAATGGAAGCTAAAACCAAACTTTATGACTAAGGCAGTGGGTGGTGCTCCCTTGTCAATGGATTTAAATGCCAATGTTTTATATAATGACAGATTAGAATTCGGTTTAGGCTATCGTTTTGGAGATGCAATGAATGCCATGGTTAATTTCAAAATAAATAGGGCACTGCGAATAGGATATGCATATGACCATACCGTTTCAAATTTGGGCAGATTTAATAATGGAACCCACGAAATAATGTTACTGTTTGATATTGATCTGTTCGGAATGGGAATCGATAAATCACCTAGATTCTTTTAA
- a CDS encoding gliding motility-associated C-terminal domain-containing protein, with product MKTQQTKLSGFIKIHIFIFFKLCFGINQSVSAQCPTINENVQTFCDNESILISDLQATDNGGGIVWYDTPTSTTPYSPTEGLIDGEDYYADDSTGSCGTRERVDVVIYSAPLGSPFQGVCVEDLADATLEDLTAIGNDVQWYNTPSGGSPLPLTTQIFDDSFYYADQLNPVTGCRTSRLSVLVQVGYVPTPTGDSQQTFCNDPNNPPTISDIVVSGSVRWYNTNVSNTPLDPNTLLSNNEDYYATTVDPPCESSQRFRVFIKLDPINNPGENGEILICETDISSGFVKLKDGLGGNPDNNGEWTGPFPTTGGGNGNLDTSLMTVDGSPYVFTYTVEKQNSVCPPTSATVSVIIVAEPNAGENATLEICSNDAPVNLFQLLGGAPESGGTWTPALNSGGNIFDPSIDSSGDYTYEVTGTPPCGPATSIVSVTVYQEPDAGENGSIDICSNGTPINLFDYLGGTPETGGTWSPVLASGTGIFDPTIDVGGTYTYTVIGNGPCDPDIAEVEVNIIPEPNSGEDGSAEICSNDAPIDLFTLLNGTPDTGGTWTPSLDSGTGIFDPSIDSSGIYTYTVSGTGPCEDASSNVTITIIQEPNSGIDGSIDLCTNDSSLDLFTILGGSPDTGGSWSPTLTSGSGVFDPLVDSAGTYTYTVEGIDPCGPSSSSVVVTLIPEPNAGENASIEICSNDSTVDLFTLLGGTPESGGTWTPELASGSGIFNPEVDSAGDYTYTVNGTGPCSDATSIVSITIIQQPNPGMDGSVEVCSNGPSVDLFDSLGGSPDSGGTWSPALSSGTGIFDPAVDAAGTYTYTVDGSGPCGPETSEVSVTIVDEPDAGTDGTLEICSNDSAFDLTASLGGTPDPGGSWSPALASGTNLFDPAIDSAGDYTYTVSGNGPCPDASATVSVAVVQKPDAGTNGNLTICSSADAVNLFDYLGGSPDTGGMWSPALASGTGEFDPAVDAAGTYTYTVNGTGPCADESAEVSVTIVDQLDAGEDGTLEICSNDSPIDLFDSLGGNPDAGGAWTPALASGSGIFDPAVDIEGTYTYTIAADGDCNEVSAQVVVAVAQEPNPGMDGSVEVCSNGPSVDLFDSLGGSPDSGGTWSPALSSGTGIFDPAVDAAGTYTYTVDGSGPCGPETSEVSVTIADEPDAGTDGTLEICSNDSAFDLTASLGGTPDPGGSWSPALASGTNLFDPAIDSAGDYTYTVSGNGPCPDASATVSVAVVQKPDAGTNGNLTICSSADAVNLFDYLGGSPDTGGIWSPALASGTGEFNPAIDTAETYTYTVNGTGPCADESAEVSVTIVDQLDAGEDGTLEICSNDSPIDLFDSLGGNPDTGGAWTPALASGSGIFDPAVDSSGDYIYTLSGNGSCPDVSSMVTVTKLEGPNAGNDTTLEICNDGSTQDLFLLLGDDAQVGGTWSPALTSGSGVFDPAVDSEGDYTYTVLTNGNCNIQDEATVTVVFVGEPNLDGATLTIGAPCLGTDGFAAISGASSLPDGEYIIDYILTDSNEIDNSSTAVFTNGQGTFTIPHTDIPNSGNTILTVIGITSVSSNCSSIVLDLEEVEFNVIEVPTPEIIEGGNEFCSFDDPTIASLSGNLVDSQSVVWYDTAEGGTILSENESLIDGRTYYGVYNLKTCESFQRLVVTVSVLDCEKLLIIPDGFSPNGDGINDNFTIVNLREYYPNFNLKIFNRYGNWLYTGNINKDDWDGRSDADSTLGSGTAPTGVYFYILDFNDGERKTKQGRVYLSR from the coding sequence TTGAAAACACAACAGACAAAGTTATCTGGATTTATTAAAATCCATATTTTCATTTTCTTCAAATTATGCTTCGGCATCAACCAATCGGTTAGCGCTCAATGTCCAACAATTAACGAAAATGTCCAAACCTTTTGCGATAATGAATCAATTTTAATTTCAGATTTACAAGCAACGGATAATGGTGGTGGCATAGTGTGGTATGACACCCCTACATCCACTACTCCATACTCACCAACCGAGGGATTAATAGATGGAGAAGATTATTATGCAGATGATAGTACTGGTAGTTGCGGTACACGTGAAAGAGTGGACGTGGTCATCTACAGTGCCCCTTTAGGTTCACCATTCCAAGGGGTATGCGTTGAAGATTTAGCTGATGCCACCTTGGAGGATTTAACTGCAATTGGCAACGATGTTCAATGGTATAATACTCCCAGCGGAGGTAGCCCACTTCCTCTTACAACCCAAATTTTTGACGATTCTTTTTATTATGCAGATCAGTTAAATCCAGTAACAGGATGTAGAACCTCAAGACTTTCAGTTCTTGTGCAGGTAGGTTATGTTCCCACCCCTACAGGAGATTCTCAACAAACTTTTTGTAACGACCCAAATAACCCACCCACCATTTCAGATATAGTAGTTTCTGGTAGTGTTAGATGGTACAATACAAATGTTTCAAATACTCCGCTCGACCCAAATACTTTGCTTTCCAATAATGAAGATTATTATGCTACTACAGTGGATCCACCGTGTGAAAGTAGTCAAAGGTTTAGGGTATTTATAAAATTAGATCCTATAAATAATCCGGGAGAAAATGGTGAAATATTAATTTGCGAAACCGATATTTCTTCAGGTTTTGTAAAACTCAAAGATGGACTAGGAGGTAACCCCGATAATAATGGTGAATGGACAGGTCCATTTCCAACAACTGGAGGAGGCAACGGCAACCTGGATACCTCATTAATGACTGTTGATGGAAGTCCTTATGTTTTTACTTATACTGTAGAAAAACAGAATAGTGTTTGCCCTCCAACATCTGCAACAGTTTCTGTTATAATTGTTGCTGAACCTAATGCAGGTGAAAATGCGACATTAGAAATTTGCAGTAATGATGCACCGGTAAATTTATTCCAACTTTTAGGCGGCGCTCCTGAATCTGGAGGAACTTGGACTCCTGCACTAAATAGTGGTGGTAATATTTTTGACCCATCAATTGATTCCTCTGGAGACTATACTTATGAAGTTACAGGTACACCCCCTTGTGGACCTGCCACCTCTATTGTAAGTGTAACAGTGTATCAAGAACCCGATGCTGGAGAAAATGGCTCAATAGATATTTGCAGTAATGGCACCCCCATTAATTTATTTGACTACTTAGGCGGCACTCCCGAAACCGGGGGAACTTGGTCTCCTGTCTTAGCCAGTGGAACAGGAATTTTTGATCCAACCATTGATGTGGGAGGAACCTATACCTATACCGTAATAGGCAATGGACCTTGTGATCCTGATATTGCCGAGGTTGAGGTGAATATAATTCCTGAACCAAATTCAGGGGAGGATGGTTCAGCCGAAATATGCAGCAATGATGCTCCCATAGATCTTTTTACTCTATTAAATGGAACACCAGACACTGGTGGAACCTGGACACCATCACTGGATAGTGGAACAGGAATTTTTGACCCTTCTATAGACAGTTCTGGCATTTACACCTATACAGTTAGTGGAACAGGTCCTTGTGAAGATGCAAGTTCAAATGTTACGATTACAATAATTCAAGAACCTAATTCAGGTATTGATGGCTCAATTGATTTGTGTACAAATGATAGTAGTTTGGATTTGTTTACAATATTGGGAGGTTCACCTGACACCGGTGGATCTTGGTCCCCAACATTGACAAGTGGATCTGGTGTTTTTGATCCTTTAGTTGATTCAGCTGGCACCTATACATATACAGTAGAAGGTATTGACCCCTGTGGTCCATCTTCTTCCTCAGTTGTTGTAACCCTTATTCCCGAACCAAACGCAGGTGAAAATGCTTCAATAGAAATTTGCAGTAATGATTCAACAGTTGATTTATTTACTTTATTGGGTGGAACGCCCGAATCAGGTGGGACATGGACACCAGAATTGGCAAGTGGAAGTGGAATTTTCAACCCAGAAGTCGATAGTGCTGGAGATTATACTTATACGGTTAATGGAACCGGGCCCTGTTCTGATGCAACGTCTATTGTTTCTATAACAATTATTCAACAACCCAACCCTGGTATGGATGGTTCCGTTGAGGTCTGCTCAAATGGCCCGAGCGTGGACCTATTCGATAGCCTTGGAGGCTCACCCGACTCCGGCGGGACATGGTCACCTGCCCTGTCCAGTGGCACGGGGATTTTTGACCCTGCCGTTGATGCAGCAGGAACCTATACCTATACAGTGGATGGTTCCGGACCATGTGGCCCAGAAACTTCGGAAGTTTCCGTAACCATCGTCGATGAACCTGATGCAGGTACAGACGGTACGCTCGAGATTTGCTCAAACGACTCGGCTTTCGACCTCACCGCAAGCCTTGGGGGCACCCCAGACCCTGGGGGAAGCTGGTCTCCAGCATTGGCAAGCGGAACCAACCTTTTCGACCCAGCCATTGATAGCGCTGGGGATTACACATACACCGTAAGTGGAAACGGGCCCTGCCCAGATGCATCGGCAACCGTCAGCGTGGCTGTAGTTCAGAAACCCGATGCAGGAACCAATGGCAACTTAACAATCTGTTCAAGTGCAGACGCGGTCAACCTGTTTGATTATCTGGGGGGAAGCCCAGACACTGGGGGCATGTGGTCTCCAGCACTTGCGAGCGGAACCGGTGAATTCGATCCAGCTGTAGACGCAGCGGGGACATACACCTATACAGTAAATGGAACAGGGCCTTGCGCTGATGAATCGGCCGAGGTCTCCGTAACGATTGTAGATCAATTGGACGCAGGGGAAGATGGAACACTCGAGATCTGCTCCAATGATTCGCCAATAGACTTGTTTGATAGCTTGGGGGGAAATCCCGATGCAGGGGGTGCTTGGACACCAGCCTTGGCAAGTGGAAGTGGAATATTTGACCCAGCAGTGGATATAGAAGGAACATATACATATACGATAGCCGCGGATGGCGACTGTAACGAAGTAAGTGCCCAAGTGGTGGTTGCCGTTGCTCAAGAGCCCAACCCTGGTATGGATGGTTCCGTTGAGGTCTGCTCAAATGGCCCGAGCGTGGACCTATTCGATAGCCTTGGAGGCTCACCCGACTCTGGCGGGACATGGTCGCCTGCCCTGTCCAGTGGCACGGGGATTTTTGACCCTGCCGTGGATGCAGCAGGAACCTATACCTATACAGTGGATGGTTCCGGACCATGTGGCCCAGAAACTTCCGAAGTTTCCGTAACCATCGCCGATGAACCTGATGCAGGTACAGACGGTACGCTCGAGATCTGCTCAAACGACTCGGCTTTCGACCTCACCGCAAGCCTTGGGGGCACCCCAGACCCTGGGGGAAGCTGGTCTCCAGCATTGGCAAGCGGAACCAACCTTTTCGACCCAGCCATTGATAGCGCTGGGGATTACACATACACCGTAAGTGGAAACGGGCCCTGCCCAGATGCATCGGCAACCGTCAGCGTGGCTGTAGTTCAGAAACCCGATGCAGGAACCAATGGCAACTTAACAATCTGTTCAAGTGCAGACGCGGTCAACCTGTTTGATTATCTGGGGGGAAGCCCAGACACTGGGGGCATATGGTCTCCTGCACTTGCGAGCGGAACCGGTGAATTCAACCCAGCGATAGACACAGCGGAGACATACACCTATACAGTAAATGGAACAGGGCCTTGCGCTGATGAATCGGCCGAGGTCTCCGTAACGATTGTAGATCAATTGGACGCAGGGGAAGATGGAACACTCGAGATCTGCTCCAATGATTCGCCAATAGACCTGTTTGATAGCTTGGGGGGGAATCCCGATACAGGGGGTGCTTGGACACCAGCATTGGCAAGTGGAAGTGGAATATTTGACCCAGCAGTGGATAGTTCTGGGGATTACATCTATACCCTAAGTGGAAATGGTTCATGCCCAGATGTGTCCTCAATGGTTACAGTAACAAAATTGGAAGGCCCTAATGCAGGAAATGATACCACTCTAGAAATTTGCAATGACGGTTCAACACAAGATTTATTTTTGCTTTTGGGAGACGACGCCCAGGTTGGAGGTACTTGGTCTCCAGCCCTAACAAGTGGTTCTGGAGTTTTTGATCCTGCAGTTGATTCCGAAGGGGATTATACTTATACCGTTCTTACAAATGGAAATTGTAATATTCAAGATGAAGCTACCGTAACAGTTGTTTTTGTTGGTGAGCCAAATTTGGATGGTGCCACTCTTACAATTGGCGCTCCTTGCCTTGGGACCGATGGATTTGCTGCCATTTCTGGAGCCTCTTCATTACCGGATGGAGAATATATTATCGATTATATATTAACAGATTCTAACGAAATAGATAATTCTTCAACTGCAGTATTTACTAACGGTCAGGGAACTTTTACCATACCTCATACCGACATTCCTAATTCAGGAAATACAATTTTAACGGTTATTGGAATTACTTCGGTATCATCTAATTGTAGTTCAATAGTTTTAGACCTAGAAGAGGTTGAATTTAATGTAATAGAAGTACCGACTCCAGAAATTATTGAAGGAGGAAATGAGTTTTGCTCCTTCGATGACCCAACAATAGCTAGTTTATCTGGTAATTTAGTTGATAGTCAATCCGTTGTTTGGTATGACACTGCAGAAGGAGGAACGATTTTGTCGGAAAATGAATCTTTAATAGATGGCCGAACATATTATGGCGTGTACAACTTAAAAACTTGTGAAAGTTTTCAACGTTTGGTAGTAACTGTTTCGGTTTTAGATTGTGAAAAGCTACTTATTATACCAGATGGCTTTTCTCCAAACGGCGATGGTATTAACGATAATTTCACAATAGTAAATCTAAGAGAATATTATCCAAATTTCAATTTAAAAATATTTAACCGTTACGGAAATTGGCTGTATACAGGAAACATAAATAAGGATGATTGGGATGGAAGATCCGATGCAGACTCAACACTTGGTAGTGGGACTGCACCTACAGGGGTATATTTCTACATTTTGGATTTCAATGATGGTGAGCGAAAAACAAAACAAGGGAGGGTTTATTTAAGTAGGTAA
- a CDS encoding LysM peptidoglycan-binding domain-containing protein, giving the protein MAIFLACFLFTTFHFENFAATYYFQNSTQFQNPTRATRTYRVKPGDTKFSLARAFDVSIEQMENENPQIKRQLLAGQVITVSNAKDPATMYVVVAGDTKFSLAKNNGVTVEQLEASNPHIKPMLKIGQVLHIPNTNQGNYLTTSVNEVNSLKEDKTEPVNIVTHSNSEGYELYTVQPDDTLWGLSQKAGMSVDEFSKLNPHVSENLKAGTTLKMPVNSIKVSPISNSSSSYVNLSRTVNTSKQVELAVIMHGNDDVHANFMRGANLAMDSLRMIGIKATLYTKSISDLTNNSNSFSGIIIPKNPSQEVKTALKSVDKTPIFSWSYIGSDNNNLISVRPLADDSKKGLLNYLKNKNLNVVVVSDPKQMNDIQVIESVITNPNYVQTDDKGIFDKSLLTAALKKDQGNAVIIDSSDPNVFLGVTNLLLTKINDYQMQLAVLDGSYIPDETLVSTKRYRILKMLYPANTPLIVSNSEAKFLRSYSKRYGTQANEEAIDGFDIIFDTALRLAQNEELTRTFDNSVTKQFNLKFQYQLGSNGYENHGFYLYQYDPQVGIKEIN; this is encoded by the coding sequence ATGGCCATTTTTTTAGCTTGTTTCCTCTTCACAACTTTTCATTTCGAGAATTTTGCAGCAACATATTATTTTCAAAATTCAACTCAGTTTCAAAACCCTACAAGGGCAACCAGGACTTATAGAGTAAAACCTGGAGATACAAAATTTAGTTTGGCTCGAGCTTTTGATGTGTCCATTGAACAAATGGAAAATGAAAATCCTCAGATAAAAAGACAATTGTTAGCTGGGCAGGTGATAACCGTGTCTAATGCAAAAGATCCTGCTACTATGTATGTTGTTGTTGCAGGCGACACCAAGTTTAGTCTAGCAAAAAATAATGGTGTTACGGTTGAGCAGCTTGAGGCATCAAATCCTCACATAAAACCAATGTTGAAAATTGGTCAAGTTCTACATATTCCCAACACCAATCAAGGTAATTATCTTACAACTTCAGTTAATGAAGTGAATTCTTTGAAAGAAGACAAAACTGAGCCTGTAAATATCGTAACCCATTCAAATTCTGAGGGGTATGAATTATATACGGTTCAACCTGACGATACGTTATGGGGACTGAGTCAAAAAGCGGGTATGTCGGTTGATGAATTTTCAAAACTTAACCCTCATGTTTCTGAAAACTTAAAGGCAGGGACAACCTTGAAAATGCCTGTTAATTCAATAAAGGTTTCTCCAATATCCAATTCTTCCTCTAGCTATGTAAATTTAAGCAGGACGGTTAATACTTCTAAACAGGTAGAACTTGCAGTTATAATGCACGGTAATGACGATGTTCATGCTAACTTCATGAGAGGTGCAAATTTGGCAATGGATTCATTAAGAATGATTGGAATTAAAGCAACTCTTTACACCAAATCCATATCTGATTTAACGAATAATTCCAACAGTTTCTCAGGTATAATCATTCCAAAAAATCCATCTCAAGAGGTAAAAACAGCTCTCAAGTCGGTTGATAAGACTCCAATTTTTAGTTGGTCTTATATTGGTAGTGATAATAACAATCTTATAAGTGTACGGCCATTAGCAGATGATTCTAAAAAAGGTTTGCTTAACTATCTAAAGAATAAAAATCTAAATGTAGTTGTTGTAAGCGACCCAAAACAAATGAATGATATTCAGGTTATTGAATCTGTAATAACTAATCCGAATTATGTTCAAACCGACGACAAAGGTATATTCGATAAATCCCTTTTAACTGCAGCCCTAAAAAAGGATCAGGGGAATGCAGTAATAATTGATAGCTCGGACCCAAATGTATTTTTAGGCGTAACAAATTTACTGTTAACGAAGATTAATGATTACCAAATGCAATTAGCGGTATTGGATGGATCTTACATTCCAGATGAAACCTTAGTTTCAACAAAAAGGTACCGAATTTTAAAGATGCTGTATCCGGCTAACACCCCTTTAATTGTATCAAATTCCGAAGCAAAATTTTTAAGGAGTTATAGCAAACGTTATGGCACACAAGCTAATGAAGAGGCTATAGATGGTTTTGATATCATTTTCGATACTGCATTAAGACTTGCGCAAAATGAAGAACTAACCAGAACATTTGACAATTCAGTAACTAAACAATTCAATTTAAAATTTCAATACCAACTAGGGTCTAATGGTTATGAAAATCATGGTTTTTATTTGTACCAATATGATCCACAAGTAGGGATTAAGGAGATTAATTAA
- a CDS encoding Gfo/Idh/MocA family protein codes for MSTRRSFIKTTGLALAASSLPLYGLYKSNRQRKLGVALVGLGYYSTDLLAPALQLTQHCELKGIVTGSPDKIPFWQEKYGIKDSNVYNYENMHQIADNNEIDVVYIVLPNSLHKKYTIVGAEAGKHVWCEKPMAMDEEECREMIKSCNKNKRKLTIGYRMQHEPVTQTIISWNKKKPYGSISSIYAEAGFSMGSQNPEHWKKHKKLGGGAMFDMGVYPLNAVRYTTGLEPISVSAKQQIIREDLFTADEITTFDLEFPGGIKASCRTSFAENRNILDVKCTKGWFKVQPFQSYRGVKATSSDGKNISSYQGNQQAKQMDEDALAIINNTEVLVPGEEGLRDIIIVDAIRKSASNNGNIVKLG; via the coding sequence ATGTCAACAAGGAGATCATTTATAAAAACTACCGGTTTAGCTCTTGCAGCCTCTTCCCTACCACTATATGGTTTATACAAATCTAATCGGCAAAGGAAGCTCGGTGTAGCATTGGTTGGTTTAGGTTATTACAGTACTGATTTATTGGCTCCAGCCTTACAATTGACTCAACATTGCGAATTAAAAGGTATTGTTACTGGCTCACCGGATAAAATCCCTTTTTGGCAAGAAAAATATGGCATTAAAGATTCAAATGTTTACAATTATGAAAACATGCATCAAATAGCGGACAACAATGAAATTGATGTGGTTTATATAGTCTTACCAAATAGCTTACATAAAAAATATACAATTGTCGGGGCTGAAGCAGGCAAACATGTTTGGTGTGAAAAACCAATGGCAATGGATGAAGAGGAATGTAGAGAAATGATAAAGAGTTGCAATAAAAACAAACGCAAACTCACTATCGGTTATAGAATGCAACACGAACCAGTAACTCAAACTATTATATCTTGGAATAAAAAGAAACCATATGGGTCTATTTCATCCATTTATGCAGAAGCGGGCTTTAGCATGGGAAGCCAAAATCCCGAGCATTGGAAAAAGCACAAAAAATTAGGAGGTGGAGCAATGTTCGATATGGGAGTTTATCCTTTAAATGCCGTTAGATACACAACAGGATTGGAACCTATTTCTGTTTCTGCTAAACAACAAATTATTCGGGAAGATTTATTTACTGCTGATGAAATTACAACCTTCGATCTTGAGTTTCCTGGAGGCATAAAGGCATCATGCCGAACAAGTTTTGCAGAAAATAGGAATATTTTAGATGTCAAATGCACCAAAGGGTGGTTTAAAGTTCAACCATTCCAATCATATCGCGGTGTGAAAGCTACTAGCAGTGACGGAAAGAATATTTCTTCTTATCAGGGAAATCAACAAGCTAAACAAATGGATGAAGATGCTTTAGCCATCATAAATAATACGGAAGTACTAGTACCTGGAGAGGAAGGTTTAAGGGATATCATAATTGTAGATGCCATTAGAAAATCTGCATCAAACAATGGTAACATCGTGAAATTAGGCTAG
- a CDS encoding formate--tetrahydrofolate ligase, protein MTDIEISQSVQPQRIQEIAEKLGLNEGQLELYGKYKAKIPLDLKITHKSEGNLVLVTAITPTPAGEGKTTTSIGLADGLNKIGKKTVVVLREPSLGPVFGIKGGAAGGGWSQVIPMEDINLHFTGDFNAIEKANNLLAALIDNNIQSKNRNLNIDPRTVTWKRCMDMNDRSLRNIIVALGGKAGGIPRESGFDITAASEIMAILCLSKDFEDLKERIGQILIGSTFDGKPIYAKDLNAQGAMAVLLKDAIKPNLVQTLEGNPAIIHGGPFANIAQGTNSIIATKTGLALANFTVTEAGFGADLGAEKFLNIKCRAAGLSPKAIVLVATIRALKYHGGKSLNELKEEDTAALMAGLPNLERHIKSLQTFNVPIVVSINSFVSDTEREKDLLIQHCNSLGVPVALNNGWAEGGNGCTDLASKVVEATEKCSTKYTPTYQLEDSIREKMEKVCKTIYGANHVILSNKAKAQLNRYEKMGYGNLPICMAKTQKSLSDDEKQLGRPENFDINIREFELAAGAGFIIPIAGNILRMPGLPETPSAENISISPEGKISGLF, encoded by the coding sequence ATGACAGATATTGAAATCTCACAAAGCGTTCAACCTCAACGGATTCAAGAAATAGCGGAAAAACTAGGATTAAATGAAGGCCAATTAGAATTATACGGAAAGTATAAGGCTAAAATTCCTTTAGATTTAAAAATAACTCATAAATCCGAAGGAAATCTGGTATTGGTAACAGCGATTACACCTACCCCTGCGGGAGAAGGAAAAACAACAACTTCAATTGGTTTGGCTGATGGCCTTAACAAAATTGGGAAAAAAACAGTTGTTGTTCTAAGAGAACCGAGTTTAGGCCCGGTATTTGGAATAAAAGGGGGTGCTGCTGGAGGAGGTTGGAGTCAGGTTATTCCAATGGAGGATATCAATTTGCATTTCACTGGTGATTTTAATGCTATTGAAAAGGCGAATAATTTATTAGCAGCCCTCATAGATAACAACATACAAAGTAAAAACAGAAATTTAAATATAGATCCACGCACGGTAACTTGGAAACGCTGCATGGATATGAATGACCGTAGCTTACGTAATATTATTGTGGCTTTAGGCGGAAAGGCTGGTGGTATTCCACGCGAATCTGGATTTGACATAACAGCGGCTTCCGAGATTATGGCAATATTGTGCCTAAGCAAAGATTTTGAGGACCTTAAAGAACGCATAGGCCAAATTCTAATAGGCTCTACTTTTGATGGCAAACCAATCTATGCAAAAGATTTAAATGCACAGGGTGCTATGGCAGTTCTTTTAAAGGATGCTATTAAACCAAATCTGGTTCAAACCCTGGAAGGAAACCCGGCAATAATCCACGGAGGGCCATTCGCAAACATTGCGCAAGGAACAAATTCTATAATTGCCACCAAAACTGGACTAGCATTAGCAAATTTTACTGTTACCGAGGCGGGGTTTGGAGCAGACTTAGGTGCTGAGAAATTTTTGAACATCAAATGTAGGGCAGCTGGACTTTCACCCAAAGCAATTGTTTTAGTGGCAACCATTAGGGCACTTAAGTACCATGGCGGAAAAAGCCTGAATGAACTTAAAGAAGAGGATACAGCTGCCTTAATGGCTGGCCTCCCTAATTTGGAACGCCATATTAAAAGCTTACAAACATTCAATGTGCCAATAGTTGTCTCAATTAATTCCTTTGTGAGTGATACCGAGCGAGAAAAAGATTTGCTTATACAACATTGTAATAGTTTAGGGGTGCCTGTTGCGTTAAATAATGGCTGGGCTGAAGGAGGTAATGGATGCACAGATTTAGCATCTAAAGTTGTTGAGGCTACTGAAAAATGCAGCACAAAATACACCCCAACCTATCAACTCGAAGATAGCATTAGAGAAAAAATGGAAAAGGTATGCAAAACCATTTATGGCGCTAACCATGTAATTCTGTCCAATAAGGCTAAAGCACAACTTAACCGTTATGAAAAAATGGGGTATGGCAATCTTCCTATTTGTATGGCCAAAACACAAAAAAGCCTTAGTGATGATGAAAAACAATTAGGGCGACCTGAAAATTTTGACATCAATATTAGGGAATTTGAATTGGCCGCAGGTGCCGGTTTTATAATTCCAATTGCCGGAAATATTTTAAGAATGCCCGGTTTACCCGAAACTCCCTCTGCAGAGAATATTTCCATTTCACCGGAAGGGAAAATATCTGGTTTGTTTTAA